CCCGATCGCGCTGCTTCCCCTCCCCCGCTTGACTCCCGCCCCCGCCATGCGCCACCCACGCCGCATGAGCACGCCCTTCGACGACATCCGCCTTCTCCTCGCCGACCTCCCCTCCCCCTGCCGCGACAGCGTCGACGCCGTGCGGCGGCGGGACGCCGAGCTCACCAAGCCGCCGGGGGCGCTCGGGCGGCTGGAGGAGATCGTCGAATGGCTCGCCGCCTGGCAGGGCCGCGCCCCGCCTGCGATCGAGCGGCCGCTCGTCGCCGTCTTCGCGGGAAATCATGGCGTCGTGGCCAAGGGCGTCTCCGCCTTTCCCGCCGCCGTGACGCGGCAGATGCTCGATAATTTCACCGCCGGCGGCGCGGCGATCAATCAAATCTGCAAGGCCCATGGAATCGGCCTCAAAGTCTTCGAGCTGGCGCTCGACCATCCGACGCGCGACTTCACCGAGGCCCCCGCGATGGAGGAGCGCGAGGCCGCCGGCACGCTGCTCTATGGCATGGAGGCGGCAGACGGCGGGATCGACCTGCTCGCGCCGGGCGAGATGGGCATAGGCAACACCAGCTCGACGGCGGCGATCTACGCCGCGCTCTATGGCGGCCCCGCGAGCCGCTGGACCGGGCGCGGAACCGGCCTCGACGACGCGGGCCTTTCCCGCAAGAACGCCGTCATCGATTCGGCGCTGGACTTCCACGCCGGACATTTGTCCGATCCGCTGGAAATCTTGCGCCGGCTCGGCGGCCGCGAGATCGCCGGCATGATGGGCGCGATTCTCGCCGCGCGGCGCAATCGCGTCCCCGTGCTGCTCGACGGCTATGTCGCCTGCGCCGCGGCGGCGCTGCTGCACGCCATGGATGCGGACGCGATCGCCCATTGCCTCGCCGGCCATGTGTCGGCGGAGGGCGCGCATAGAGAGGTGCTGGAGCGGCTCGGCAAAAAGCCGCTGCTCGATCTCGGCATGCGGCTCGGCGAGGGCTCCGGCGCGGCGCTGGCGATCGGCCTCGTCAAGGCGGCGCTCGCCTGCCACAGCGGCATGGCGACCTTCTCGAGCGCCGGCGTCAGCGGCAAGGACGCGTGAACCTCACGGCGCAGTCGCCGCGGCCTTGCGGCGCTTCACCTCCGCGCGCATCAGATCGAGGCATTCCTTCGTCGAGGCCATGTCGAGCGC
This genomic window from Methylosinus sp. H3A contains:
- the cobT gene encoding nicotinate-nucleotide--dimethylbenzimidazole phosphoribosyltransferase codes for the protein MSTPFDDIRLLLADLPSPCRDSVDAVRRRDAELTKPPGALGRLEEIVEWLAAWQGRAPPAIERPLVAVFAGNHGVVAKGVSAFPAAVTRQMLDNFTAGGAAINQICKAHGIGLKVFELALDHPTRDFTEAPAMEEREAAGTLLYGMEAADGGIDLLAPGEMGIGNTSSTAAIYAALYGGPASRWTGRGTGLDDAGLSRKNAVIDSALDFHAGHLSDPLEILRRLGGREIAGMMGAILAARRNRVPVLLDGYVACAAAALLHAMDADAIAHCLAGHVSAEGAHREVLERLGKKPLLDLGMRLGEGSGAALAIGLVKAALACHSGMATFSSAGVSGKDA